The following proteins are co-located in the Chitinispirillum alkaliphilum genome:
- a CDS encoding Sulfate and thiosulfate binding protein CysP: protein MKNRGFSRTLRTILLSSSLLFMSCVCCSSVNETTVEILNVSYDPTRDLFVDINSHFSEYWEGKTGQSVRILQSHGGSGKQARSVIDGLRADVVTLALAHDIEAISRNGFIYNNWQNRLKHNSTPFHSTIVFIVRKGNPAAIMDWDDLARPDVSVVTPNPKISGGARWNYLGALGYAIENEKTEAETEIFLEKIFRNVPVLDAGARGSLTTFIQRGIGDVLISWESEAYLALQLFGNDLLEIVYPSVSVLAEPAVSVVDKVVQRKGTEDIATAYLEFLYSEKGQKTGAEHFFRPSDENLLLQYSANFPDILMLSIEELGGWDLIQKKHFADGGLFDRIFSRRRGRG, encoded by the coding sequence ATGAAAAACAGAGGATTTTCCAGGACACTTAGAACTATACTACTCTCTTCATCTCTGCTATTCATGAGCTGTGTTTGCTGCAGTTCTGTGAATGAGACAACGGTAGAGATTCTTAATGTCTCTTACGATCCGACCCGGGATTTGTTTGTGGATATTAACAGCCACTTCTCAGAATACTGGGAGGGGAAAACCGGGCAGAGTGTAAGAATTTTGCAGTCTCATGGTGGTTCCGGTAAACAGGCACGATCAGTAATTGACGGATTAAGGGCTGATGTAGTCACACTTGCCCTGGCTCACGATATAGAAGCTATCAGCAGAAATGGGTTTATATATAATAATTGGCAGAATCGGCTGAAACACAACAGCACCCCTTTTCATTCGACAATAGTATTCATTGTGCGCAAGGGAAATCCGGCAGCAATAATGGATTGGGATGACCTTGCAAGACCCGATGTATCCGTAGTAACACCTAATCCAAAAATTTCCGGTGGAGCACGATGGAATTACCTTGGGGCACTGGGTTATGCAATAGAAAATGAGAAGACGGAAGCGGAGACAGAGATCTTTCTGGAAAAAATCTTCAGAAACGTGCCGGTTCTGGACGCTGGAGCAAGAGGTTCGCTCACCACATTCATACAAAGGGGTATAGGAGATGTGCTGATATCCTGGGAAAGTGAGGCTTACTTGGCTCTTCAGTTATTTGGAAATGATCTTTTGGAGATAGTGTATCCCTCAGTAAGTGTTTTGGCTGAACCCGCTGTATCTGTTGTAGACAAAGTGGTACAGCGCAAAGGCACAGAGGACATAGCCACGGCTTATTTAGAGTTCTTGTACTCCGAAAAAGGGCAGAAAACAGGAGCTGAACATTTTTTCAGACCTTCAGATGAGAATCTTTTGTTGCAGTATTCTGCAAACTTTCCTGACATTTTAATGCTCAGTATTGAAGAGTTAGGGGGGTGGGATCTGATTCAGAAAAAACATTTCGCAGATGGGGGATTATTCGACAGAATATTCAGCCGCAGAAGGGGCAGAGGATGA
- a CDS encoding Sulfate adenylyltransferase subunit 1 has protein sequence MQMRKIKTKGFEKMEKREQMNIVVVGHVDHGKSTVIGRLLADTGSLPEGKLEQVKAMCSRNARPFEYAFLLDALKDEQAQGITIDTARCFFKTAKRDYIIIDAPGHVEFLKNMVTGAARAEAALLVIDAKEGIQENSRRHGYLVSMLGISQVVVLVNKMDLVDWDSKYYQSIVSEYSQFLVKLGVEPAEFIPVSAREGENIANHSKRASWYAGPNVLQVIDGFRKGDIPEKKPLRFPVQDVYKFTELGDDRRIIAGTVESGTVSVGDEIVFLPSGKKSEIKTVEMFNSPQRTKAGPGNAIGFTLRDELYIKRGELMCKPQEESSVGKRFRANIFWMGRSPLIKNKKYKLKIAASRTSLRLVDVVSCIDATDLNTITGKQQLDRHDVAECVLETTRPIAFDKVEDIECTARFVIVDGYDIAGGGIITEALKSDTSITTEHVVRRENHWDSGLVKLSERENVFGHKAKFILLSGDSSCITVAKKLERKLFDAGFNAHYLSIENLEEGMDSDVLDSLDKRDEMVRRLGELARILTGSGQIFITASSNLDRYDIEILKDLNKPNEIMTINIGNDDKFMINYRESYQDNDFIVSDIYSKLVEESIIPDYSI, from the coding sequence ATGCAGATGCGAAAAATTAAAACTAAAGGTTTTGAAAAAATGGAAAAACGGGAACAAATGAACATAGTTGTAGTGGGTCATGTAGATCATGGTAAAAGTACTGTGATCGGACGGTTACTGGCTGATACCGGTTCACTTCCGGAGGGAAAACTTGAGCAGGTGAAGGCAATGTGCAGCAGGAATGCCCGTCCTTTTGAATACGCATTCCTTCTTGATGCACTGAAAGACGAACAGGCTCAGGGCATAACCATCGATACTGCCCGGTGTTTTTTTAAAACTGCAAAGCGAGACTATATCATTATAGATGCCCCGGGACATGTGGAGTTTCTGAAAAACATGGTAACTGGTGCAGCAAGGGCTGAAGCTGCGCTGCTGGTAATTGATGCCAAAGAGGGTATACAGGAAAATTCAAGGAGACATGGTTATCTGGTTTCAATGCTTGGGATAAGTCAGGTTGTTGTTCTTGTAAACAAAATGGATCTGGTTGACTGGGACAGTAAATATTATCAGAGCATAGTGTCTGAGTATTCTCAGTTTCTGGTGAAACTTGGCGTGGAGCCGGCTGAGTTTATTCCTGTAAGTGCAAGAGAGGGTGAAAATATTGCCAATCACTCAAAGCGTGCTTCATGGTATGCTGGTCCAAACGTCCTGCAGGTTATAGATGGGTTTAGAAAAGGGGATATACCGGAGAAAAAACCTCTTCGTTTTCCGGTGCAGGATGTGTACAAATTTACCGAGCTTGGGGATGACAGAAGAATAATTGCAGGAACGGTTGAAAGCGGAACTGTTTCGGTTGGGGATGAAATTGTTTTTCTGCCTTCGGGTAAGAAGTCTGAGATCAAAACGGTTGAAATGTTCAATTCTCCACAAAGGACAAAGGCTGGACCTGGGAATGCCATAGGGTTCACACTCAGGGACGAGCTATATATCAAAAGAGGGGAATTAATGTGTAAACCACAGGAAGAATCCAGTGTTGGCAAAAGATTCAGGGCCAATATATTCTGGATGGGCAGATCTCCGTTGATAAAAAATAAAAAGTACAAATTGAAAATCGCAGCCTCCAGAACATCTTTGAGACTTGTTGACGTGGTATCATGCATTGATGCAACTGATCTTAATACTATTACAGGAAAACAGCAACTTGACCGTCACGATGTGGCGGAGTGTGTGCTTGAGACAACAAGACCGATTGCTTTTGATAAGGTGGAAGATATTGAATGCACCGCAAGGTTTGTTATAGTCGATGGGTATGATATCGCCGGAGGAGGAATAATCACCGAAGCCCTGAAAAGTGACACTTCTATTACAACAGAACATGTGGTCAGAAGAGAAAATCATTGGGATTCGGGTTTGGTTAAACTATCTGAGAGGGAAAACGTCTTTGGTCACAAAGCAAAATTTATCCTGCTTAGTGGGGATTCAAGCTGCATAACAGTTGCCAAAAAACTGGAAAGAAAACTCTTTGATGCTGGTTTTAATGCGCATTATCTGAGTATTGAGAACCTTGAGGAGGGGATGGACAGTGATGTTCTCGACTCACTTGATAAGAGAGATGAAATGGTACGGCGGTTAGGTGAGCTTGCAAGGATTCTAACCGGATCGGGGCAGATTTTTATTACCGCTTCTTCAAACTTGGATCGGTATGATATAGAAATCCTTAAAGACCTGAACAAACCAAATGAAATCATGACTATAAATATTGGTAATGATGATAAATTCATGATTAACTACAGGGAGTCATATCAGGACAACGATTTTATTGTTTCAGATATATACAGCAAGCTGGTAGAAGAGAGTATAATACCAGATTATTCAATTTAG
- a CDS encoding Ferredoxin--sulfite reductase, with translation MNVYKIPESISSEIDDLEKLMVKFTNGDVQESELKAYRVPFGVYEQRVKGKYMARIRFPAGIVTPKQFKAAAKASQRYGSGLLHITTRQELQIHDVPVENIIPLLRELLKWGMSTRGGGGNTVRNIIGSYDSGVSVDEVFDISPYAVSLTEQMVARSDSWLLPRKYKIAFSNTPGDNSFAGINDIGFIASVRDGVEGFRVYVAGGLGRMSQSGILLHEFISADEVFYSAEAVKRVFYKYGNRKNKHSARLRFLLNNMGEELFREKYETERASLKKVFRAFPKPKDIDLTNGLTGHTPLDVSGEDFDLWKNRYVKAQKQTGLYSVMVPFMHGILNSEDAINLAGFLEGFGEDVMRFTPDQNISVRNIPKNFLGLVFLKLREVTDLWNKPFLFGQSVACAGASTCQLGMCISRGALKATLDILEKSQLDADKVSDVRMHFSGCSNNCGKHSSAHLGFFGKAGRKGKHIYPAYNVVAGYQVVENGSDQLAEKIDEISAKDLPHFTYELLSHYAQKKHLFPSFGAYLEKEGFEVIRSICSSFRDIPDYQEESSYYYDWESKEKFSLAGRGTGECSAGLFDLIELDLAKLRKLRKELEVDSKDKVLLKDLLLTAARMLLVTRGLEATDYAQTIKLFRDNFIQAGLIGEEHRGVVDGALDENPDFQNRFTEIRALADAVERLYLSMDDSLQFHTEDLEKSKEEKIAIKDFRGVACPMNFVKTKMALSHLNRGEILGVLLDDGEPIENVPGSVAAEGHEVLSKEKIDDHWKLVIKKSNT, from the coding sequence ATGAACGTGTATAAAATTCCTGAAAGCATAAGCTCTGAAATTGATGACCTGGAAAAGTTAATGGTCAAATTTACTAACGGAGATGTTCAGGAGTCTGAACTTAAAGCCTACAGGGTCCCTTTCGGAGTGTACGAACAGCGTGTAAAGGGGAAATATATGGCCAGAATACGTTTTCCCGCTGGAATAGTCACTCCCAAACAGTTTAAAGCAGCTGCAAAAGCATCTCAACGGTACGGCTCCGGTTTACTGCATATAACAACCAGACAGGAACTTCAGATTCATGATGTGCCTGTGGAGAATATAATCCCCCTGTTAAGAGAACTTCTCAAATGGGGTATGTCTACCAGGGGGGGCGGGGGTAACACTGTCAGAAATATCATAGGTTCCTACGATTCAGGGGTATCGGTGGATGAGGTGTTTGATATCTCCCCTTATGCAGTTTCTTTAACAGAGCAGATGGTGGCAAGAAGTGATTCCTGGCTTCTGCCCCGTAAATATAAGATCGCTTTCTCCAACACACCCGGGGATAACTCATTTGCGGGTATAAATGATATCGGCTTTATTGCATCTGTTCGGGATGGGGTTGAGGGATTCAGAGTGTATGTTGCAGGTGGATTGGGGCGCATGTCTCAAAGCGGAATACTGTTGCACGAATTTATTTCTGCTGATGAGGTTTTTTACAGCGCAGAAGCAGTAAAACGGGTTTTCTATAAATATGGAAACAGAAAGAATAAACACTCAGCCAGACTGCGCTTTCTTCTCAACAACATGGGTGAAGAGCTTTTCAGGGAGAAGTATGAGACAGAGAGAGCTTCTCTTAAAAAAGTGTTCAGAGCTTTTCCCAAACCAAAAGATATTGATTTGACAAATGGTTTGACAGGGCATACACCCCTTGATGTAAGTGGTGAAGATTTTGACCTTTGGAAAAACCGGTATGTTAAGGCTCAGAAACAAACGGGGTTATACTCTGTAATGGTGCCTTTCATGCACGGGATATTGAACTCAGAGGACGCAATCAATCTGGCCGGATTTCTCGAAGGCTTTGGGGAGGATGTGATGCGTTTTACGCCTGATCAGAATATCTCAGTTCGCAATATTCCAAAGAATTTCCTGGGGCTGGTATTCTTAAAGCTAAGAGAAGTTACAGATCTCTGGAACAAACCTTTTCTGTTCGGGCAATCAGTTGCCTGTGCTGGGGCTTCGACTTGCCAGCTGGGTATGTGTATTTCCCGTGGTGCGCTCAAAGCCACTTTGGATATTCTGGAAAAATCACAACTTGATGCCGATAAGGTTTCTGATGTGAGAATGCATTTCTCAGGGTGTTCAAACAATTGTGGAAAACACTCTTCTGCACATCTTGGGTTTTTCGGAAAAGCAGGGAGAAAGGGTAAGCACATATATCCTGCATATAATGTAGTTGCCGGATATCAGGTGGTAGAAAACGGATCTGATCAGTTGGCGGAAAAAATCGATGAAATCAGTGCTAAAGATTTACCTCATTTTACTTACGAATTGCTGAGTCACTATGCACAGAAAAAACATCTTTTCCCCTCCTTTGGGGCATACCTGGAAAAGGAAGGGTTTGAAGTGATCAGAAGTATATGCAGCTCTTTCAGGGATATTCCTGATTATCAAGAAGAAAGCAGCTATTACTATGACTGGGAAAGCAAGGAGAAATTTTCACTTGCCGGAAGAGGTACCGGGGAGTGTAGTGCTGGCTTGTTTGATCTCATTGAGCTCGATCTTGCAAAACTCAGAAAACTAAGAAAAGAACTTGAGGTTGACAGTAAAGATAAAGTGCTTCTAAAAGATCTTCTTCTGACAGCTGCAAGGATGTTGCTTGTCACCCGTGGTTTAGAGGCCACCGATTATGCTCAGACTATAAAGCTGTTCAGGGATAATTTTATCCAGGCCGGTCTCATCGGGGAGGAACACAGAGGTGTTGTGGATGGTGCACTTGATGAAAATCCAGATTTCCAAAACAGATTCACCGAAATCAGGGCTTTGGCTGATGCCGTTGAAAGGCTTTATTTAAGCATGGATGATTCATTGCAGTTTCACACTGAGGATTTGGAAAAGAGTAAAGAAGAGAAAATTGCAATAAAGGATTTCAGGGGTGTGGCTTGTCCCATGAATTTTGTAAAAACTAAAATGGCCCTCTCGCATTTAAATCGAGGAGAAATTCTGGGAGTACTTCTGGATGATGGTGAGCCGATTGAAAATGTGCCAGGTTCAGTTGCTGCAGAAGGGCATGAGGTCCTTAGTAAAGAGAAAATTGATGACCACTGGAAATTAGTTATTAAAAAGTCAAACACCTGA
- a CDS encoding Mov34/MPN/PAD-1 family protein, translating into MLELKKEVYNNLVEHARRDLPIEACGYLGEKAGIVEQGFEMTNVDNSPEHFSFEPAEQFNVVKLMRKSGLKLRAVYHSHPVTPARPSQEDIRLAFDPELSYVIVSLAGDNEVVKSFIIKEGTVREEEIRIV; encoded by the coding sequence ATGCTGGAACTTAAAAAAGAGGTTTACAACAATCTGGTTGAGCATGCCCGAAGGGATTTGCCGATTGAGGCTTGCGGGTATCTTGGTGAAAAGGCGGGCATTGTAGAGCAGGGGTTTGAGATGACCAATGTTGACAATTCTCCTGAGCATTTTTCCTTCGAACCTGCAGAACAGTTTAACGTGGTAAAGTTGATGCGTAAATCAGGGCTAAAACTTAGGGCTGTTTATCACAGTCATCCTGTTACTCCGGCCAGACCATCTCAGGAGGATATCAGGCTGGCATTTGACCCTGAACTCAGCTATGTGATTGTATCCCTTGCAGGAGATAACGAGGTTGTTAAATCATTCATTATCAAAGAGGGTACAGTCCGGGAAGAAGAGATCAGGATAGTGTAA
- a CDS encoding Sulfate adenylyltransferase subunit 2, protein MDHLEKLEAKSVYIFREAYREFKNLCMLWSVGKDSTVLLWLARKAFFGHVPFPLVHIDTSYKIPEMIEYRDKLALKWNLNMVYGQNIKALEKKETYPDGNADRLTCCKNLKTEALRHTLAGDWPRYKMNHLKGKYEIDTNSEPYTGVIAGVRADEEGSRSKERYFSPRDVENEWDIADQPPELWNQYKTDFAPGTHLRIHPLLDWTELNIWEYIGREKIPTVSLYFDQGEGKRYRSLGCAPCTGTVESTAKNVEEIVEELRSGKFSNIAERSGREQDKEDGGLETLRKDGYM, encoded by the coding sequence ATGGATCATTTGGAAAAGCTTGAAGCAAAAAGTGTTTACATATTCAGAGAAGCTTACAGAGAATTTAAAAATCTCTGTATGTTATGGTCTGTGGGGAAGGACAGCACCGTGCTGCTATGGCTGGCGCGTAAAGCTTTTTTCGGGCATGTGCCTTTTCCCTTGGTGCATATAGATACCAGCTATAAAATTCCGGAAATGATAGAGTATCGTGACAAACTCGCATTAAAATGGAATTTAAACATGGTATATGGTCAAAACATAAAAGCTCTTGAAAAAAAGGAGACTTACCCGGATGGGAATGCAGACCGTCTTACCTGCTGTAAAAATCTCAAAACAGAAGCTCTGAGACACACTCTGGCAGGGGATTGGCCAAGGTATAAAATGAATCACCTCAAAGGTAAATACGAAATCGATACCAACAGTGAACCGTATACCGGAGTTATTGCAGGAGTAAGGGCTGATGAAGAGGGAAGCAGATCAAAGGAGAGATATTTCTCTCCCAGGGATGTTGAAAATGAGTGGGATATCGCAGATCAGCCGCCAGAGCTTTGGAATCAGTACAAAACAGATTTTGCACCAGGGACTCATCTAAGGATTCATCCACTGCTGGATTGGACCGAGTTGAACATATGGGAATACATCGGGCGTGAAAAAATCCCGACTGTAAGTTTGTATTTCGACCAGGGTGAGGGTAAACGGTACAGGTCCCTTGGATGTGCTCCCTGCACTGGCACCGTAGAATCAACTGCAAAGAATGTTGAGGAGATCGTAGAGGAGCTTCGGTCAGGAAAATTCTCCAATATAGCGGAACGGTCGGGGAGAGAGCAGGATAAGGAGGATGGCGGTCTTGAGACGCTCAGAAAAGATGGGTATATGTAG
- a CDS encoding Phosphoadenylyl-sulfate reductase [thioredoxin], producing MSAQLEKYQRLLAGKKPEEIIDWALDKWGVREIVLASSLGAEDQVLTFLFAQRDRNARVFTLDTGRLFQETFDLMDQTMGRYGFRYEVIFPDQQKVEEMVGHHGPNLFYHSREYRVHCCTVRKTQPLQRVLKTASAWICGLRREQAPTRTDIEAIEWDEVNSLYKINPLYNWTEAQVWDYIKERNIPFNELHSKGFRSIGCQPCTRAVQKGEDVRAGRWWWEDVSQRECGLHKRK from the coding sequence ATGTCAGCACAACTTGAAAAATATCAAAGGCTCCTCGCCGGAAAAAAACCGGAGGAGATCATTGACTGGGCTCTTGATAAATGGGGGGTACGGGAAATTGTACTTGCCTCAAGTTTAGGAGCTGAGGATCAGGTACTGACCTTCCTGTTTGCTCAAAGAGACAGAAATGCAAGGGTTTTCACACTCGATACCGGACGTCTTTTCCAGGAAACTTTTGATCTTATGGATCAGACAATGGGCAGATATGGTTTCAGGTACGAGGTCATTTTTCCTGATCAGCAAAAAGTAGAAGAAATGGTTGGTCATCATGGACCAAATCTCTTTTATCACAGCCGCGAGTATAGGGTTCATTGCTGTACTGTGAGAAAAACTCAGCCACTGCAACGCGTACTTAAGACTGCTTCGGCCTGGATATGCGGGCTGAGAAGGGAGCAGGCACCCACGCGAACTGACATTGAGGCTATTGAGTGGGATGAGGTTAACAGTTTATACAAAATCAATCCTTTGTATAACTGGACAGAAGCTCAGGTATGGGATTACATAAAAGAAAGAAACATTCCATTCAATGAATTGCACAGTAAAGGTTTCCGCAGTATAGGATGTCAACCCTGTACCAGAGCAGTTCAGAAAGGGGAAGATGTTCGGGCGGGGCGCTGGTGGTGGGAAGATGTCAGTCAGAGAGAATGTGGATTGCATAAAAGGAAATAA
- a CDS encoding adenylyltransferase, which translates to MIDFTDEQLERYSRHIILKDIGVEGQSKILEGKVLIIGAGGLGSPVALYLAAAGVGTLGIIDGDVVDLSNLQRQIIHTTMDLGVSKVTSATEKISKLNPDVNVRQYRDLATASNIRDIVAEYDFVIDGTDNFAAKFLINDACVLEGKPYSHGGILRFTGQTMTVSPGESACYRCVFNSPPPRGAVPTCSQAGVLGAIAGMLGTIQAAEALKFLSDTGGLLYDKLLSFDAMSMDFRKITVRKRPDCPVCGQVPEITEVFDEEQPVCDLNQRPKG; encoded by the coding sequence ATGATTGATTTTACAGATGAACAGCTGGAGCGGTATAGTCGCCACATTATCCTTAAAGATATCGGTGTAGAAGGTCAGTCAAAGATACTTGAAGGAAAAGTGCTTATCATTGGTGCAGGAGGACTTGGCTCCCCTGTCGCTCTTTACCTTGCAGCAGCAGGAGTCGGAACACTCGGAATTATAGACGGGGATGTGGTAGACCTTTCAAATCTCCAGCGGCAGATCATTCATACTACTATGGATCTTGGTGTTTCAAAGGTTACATCTGCCACAGAAAAAATTTCCAAACTGAATCCGGATGTAAATGTAAGGCAATACCGGGACCTCGCAACCGCTTCCAATATAAGGGATATCGTTGCAGAGTATGATTTTGTGATTGATGGGACCGATAATTTTGCTGCCAAATTTTTGATAAACGATGCCTGTGTGCTTGAGGGAAAACCCTACTCTCATGGTGGTATACTCAGATTTACAGGGCAGACTATGACTGTCTCACCGGGGGAATCTGCATGTTATCGCTGTGTATTTAATTCGCCTCCTCCAAGGGGAGCGGTTCCCACCTGTTCGCAGGCTGGGGTACTGGGGGCAATTGCTGGAATGCTTGGAACCATTCAGGCCGCAGAAGCATTGAAGTTTCTGTCCGATACCGGGGGTCTTTTATATGACAAGCTTCTTAGTTTTGACGCAATGAGTATGGATTTCAGGAAAATCACGGTTCGCAAAAGACCTGATTGTCCGGTTTGCGGGCAGGTGCCTGAGATTACAGAGGTATTTGATGAGGAACAGCCGGTGTGTGATTTGAATCAAAGGCCGAAAGGGTAG